From one Lotus japonicus ecotype B-129 chromosome 3, LjGifu_v1.2 genomic stretch:
- the LOC130746319 gene encoding bidirectional sugar transporter SWEET15-like has translation MPFYLSFFLTLSAVMWFVYDVFLKDICIVIPNVLGFALGLLQMLLYAIYNDGAKEKVVITEEHALEQMENVVVMSPSGTCEVYMIPIINDVDDKGKEGEEEKEKSGEDKDCHA, from the exons ATGCCATTTTACTTATCATTTTTCCTCACTCTAAGTGCTGTAATGTGGTTTGTCTATGATGTCTTTCTTAAAGACATTTGCATTGTT ATCCCAAATGTGTTGGGCTTTGCTTTGGGATTACTTCAGATGTTGCTATATGCCATATACAATGATGGAGCTAAAGAGAAGGTGGTTATAACTGAGGAGCATGCACTAGAGCAAATGGAAAACGTTGTTGTGATGAGCCCATCGGGAACGTGTGAAGTATACATGATCCCAATTATTAATGATGTGGATGATAAGGGAAAGGAAGGTGAAGAAGAGAAGGAGAAAAGTGGAGAAGACAAGGATTGCCATGCATGA